The following coding sequences lie in one Portunus trituberculatus isolate SZX2019 chromosome 26, ASM1759143v1, whole genome shotgun sequence genomic window:
- the LOC123509301 gene encoding adhesive plaque matrix protein-like isoform X2: MDKEGLFLLLLMVASASCKFYLFHPKGQLCDAASMAEESEVTLGNLVLVPGGELQVVSVVEPDYWATIQFFICPQEIPANYQGMWRFDCTNRIPLQVTNDMDLHYLGYKLMLHKNITVTRLKLPDNFTCHRCGLQAALTHYICKDCPPYYTSFSCSILSISNNETLDKPYYGTAYKPHKNAYGTATYRPHKNYGTAAYRPHKNTYGTAGYKPLKNYGTPAYRPHKTYGTAGYKLQKNYGTAGYKPLKNYGTSAYKPHRNYGTVSYRPHNYGISAYKPHKNYGTAGYKPLKNYGTTTHKPNYATFTYKPKKNYGTAGYKPLKNYGTTTHKPNYATFTYKPKKNYGTAGYKPLKNYGTAGYKPLKNYGTTTHKPNYATSTYKPKKNYGTTTHKPNYATFTYKPKKNYGTTTHKPNYATFTYKPLKNYGTAGYKPLKNYGTTTHKPNYATLTYNPNKNYGTST, from the exons atggatAAAGAAGGgttgtttttacttcttttaatg gtGGCAAGTGCTTCGTGTAAATTCTATTTGTTCCATCCCAAAGGACAGCTATGTGATGCAGCCTCG atggctgaagaaagtgaagtgaCTCTGGGCAACCTTGTGCTTGTTCCTGGTGGG GAATTGcaggtggtgtcagtggtggaGCCAGACTACTGGGCTACTATTCAGTTCTTCATCTGTCCCCAAGAGATTCCTGCTAATTATCAAGGAATGTGGAGGTTTGACTGCACTAAcag GATACCCCTACAAGTAACGAATGACATGGACCTTCACTACTTGGGCTACAAGTTGATGCTACACAAAAACATCACAGTGACGCGACTCAAGTTACCAGACAACTTTACATGTCACCGCTGTGGCCTGCAG GCCGCACTGACGCACTACATTTGTAAGGACTGTCCCCCGTACTACACAAGCTTCTCCTGCTCCATCCTATCCATCAGCAACAATGAAACTCTTGACAAACCCTACTATGGTACAGCTTACAAACCCCACAAAAATGCATATGGTACAGCTACTTATAGACCTCACAAGAATTATGGTACAGCTGCTTATAGACCCCACAAAAACACATATGGTACAGCTGGCTACAAACCCCTAAAGAACTATGGTACACCTGCTTACAGACCTCACAAGACCTATGGTACAGCTGGCTACAAACTCCAAAAGAACTATGGTACAGCCGGCTATAAACCCCTAAAGAACTATGGTAC ATCTGCTTACAAACCCCACAGAAACTATGGTACAGTTTCTTATAGACCTCACAACTATGGTATATCTGCTTACAAACCCCACAAGAACTATGGTACAGCTGGCTACAAACCCCTAAAGAACTATGGTACAACTACTCATAAACCCAACTATGCTACATTTACTTACAAACCCAAGAAGAACTATGGTACAGCTGGCTACAAACCCCTAAAGAACTATGGTACAACTACCCACAAACCTAACTATGCTACATTTACTTACAAACCCAAGAAGAACTATGGTACAGCTGGCTACAAACCCCTAAAGAACTATGGTACAGCTGGCTACAAACCCCTAAAGAACTATGGTACAACTACCCACAAACCTAACTATGCTACATCTACTTACAAACCCAAGAAGAACTATGGTACAACTACTCATAAACCCAACTATGCTACATTTACTTACAAACCCAAGAAGAACTATGGTACAACTACTCACAAACCCAACTATGCTACATTTACTTACAAACCCCTAAAGAACTATGGTACAGCTGGCTACAAACCCCTAAAGAACTATGGTACAACTACCCACAAACCCAACTATGCTACACTTACTTACAACCCAAACAAGAACTATGGTACAAGTACATAG
- the LOC123509301 gene encoding adhesive plaque matrix protein-like isoform X3, translating into MDKEGLFLLLLMVASASCKFYLFHPKGQLCDAASMAEESEVTLGNLVLVPGGELQVVSVVEPDYWATIQFFICPQEIPANYQGMWRFDCTNRIPLQVTNDMDLHYLGYKLMLHKNITVTRLKLPDNFTCHRCGLQAALTHYICKDCPPYYTSFSCSILSISNNETLDKPYYGTAYKPHKNAYGTATYRPHKNYGTAAYRPHKNTYGTAGYKPLKNYGTPAYRPHKTYGTAGYKLQKNYGTAGYKPLKNYGTSAYKPHRNYGTVSYRPHNYGTSAYKPHRNYGTVSYRPHNYGISAYKPHKNYGTAGYKPLKNYGTTTHKPNYATFTYKPKKNYGTAGYKPLKNYGTTTHKPNYATSTYKPKKNYGTTTHKPNYATFTYKPKKNYGTTTHKPNYATFTYKPLKNYGTAGYKPLKNYGTTTHKPNYATLTYNPNKNYGTST; encoded by the exons atggatAAAGAAGGgttgtttttacttcttttaatg gtGGCAAGTGCTTCGTGTAAATTCTATTTGTTCCATCCCAAAGGACAGCTATGTGATGCAGCCTCG atggctgaagaaagtgaagtgaCTCTGGGCAACCTTGTGCTTGTTCCTGGTGGG GAATTGcaggtggtgtcagtggtggaGCCAGACTACTGGGCTACTATTCAGTTCTTCATCTGTCCCCAAGAGATTCCTGCTAATTATCAAGGAATGTGGAGGTTTGACTGCACTAAcag GATACCCCTACAAGTAACGAATGACATGGACCTTCACTACTTGGGCTACAAGTTGATGCTACACAAAAACATCACAGTGACGCGACTCAAGTTACCAGACAACTTTACATGTCACCGCTGTGGCCTGCAG GCCGCACTGACGCACTACATTTGTAAGGACTGTCCCCCGTACTACACAAGCTTCTCCTGCTCCATCCTATCCATCAGCAACAATGAAACTCTTGACAAACCCTACTATGGTACAGCTTACAAACCCCACAAAAATGCATATGGTACAGCTACTTATAGACCTCACAAGAATTATGGTACAGCTGCTTATAGACCCCACAAAAACACATATGGTACAGCTGGCTACAAACCCCTAAAGAACTATGGTACACCTGCTTACAGACCTCACAAGACCTATGGTACAGCTGGCTACAAACTCCAAAAGAACTATGGTACAGCCGGCTATAAACCCCTAAAGAACTATGGTACATCTGCTTACAAACCCCACAGAAACTATGGTACAGTTTCTTATAGACCTCACAACTATGGTACATCTGCTTACAAACCCCACAGAAACTATGGTACAGTTTCTTATAGACCTCACAACTATGGTATATCTGCTTACAAACCCCACAAGAACTATGGTACAGCTGGCTACAAACCCCTAAAGAACTATGGTACAACTACTCATAAACCCAACTATGCTACATTTACTTACAAACCCAAGAAGAACTATGGTACAGCTGGCTACAAACCCCTAAAGAACTATGGTACAACTACCCACAAACCTAACTATGCTAC ATCTACTTACAAACCCAAGAAGAACTATGGTACAACTACTCATAAACCCAACTATGCTACATTTACTTACAAACCCAAGAAGAACTATGGTACAACTACTCACAAACCCAACTATGCTACATTTACTTACAAACCCCTAAAGAACTATGGTACAGCTGGCTACAAACCCCTAAAGAACTATGGTACAACTACCCACAAACCCAACTATGCTACACTTACTTACAACCCAAACAAGAACTATGGTACAAGTACATAG
- the LOC123509301 gene encoding adhesive plaque matrix protein-like isoform X1, which translates to MDKEGLFLLLLMVASASCKFYLFHPKGQLCDAASMAEESEVTLGNLVLVPGGELQVVSVVEPDYWATIQFFICPQEIPANYQGMWRFDCTNRIPLQVTNDMDLHYLGYKLMLHKNITVTRLKLPDNFTCHRCGLQAALTHYICKDCPPYYTSFSCSILSISNNETLDKPYYGTAYKPHKNAYGTATYRPHKNYGTAAYRPHKNTYGTAGYKPLKNYGTPAYRPHKTYGTAGYKLQKNYGTAGYKPLKNYGTSAYKPHRNYGTVSYRPHNYGTSAYKPHRNYGTVSYRPHNYGISAYKPHKNYGTAGYKPLKNYGTTTHKPNYATFTYKPKKNYGTAGYKPLKNYGTTTHKPNYATFTYKPKKNYGTAGYKPLKNYGTAGYKPLKNYGTTTHKPNYATSTYKPKKNYGTTTHKPNYATFTYKPKKNYGTTTHKPNYATFTYKPLKNYGTAGYKPLKNYGTTTHKPNYATLTYNPNKNYGTST; encoded by the exons atggatAAAGAAGGgttgtttttacttcttttaatg gtGGCAAGTGCTTCGTGTAAATTCTATTTGTTCCATCCCAAAGGACAGCTATGTGATGCAGCCTCG atggctgaagaaagtgaagtgaCTCTGGGCAACCTTGTGCTTGTTCCTGGTGGG GAATTGcaggtggtgtcagtggtggaGCCAGACTACTGGGCTACTATTCAGTTCTTCATCTGTCCCCAAGAGATTCCTGCTAATTATCAAGGAATGTGGAGGTTTGACTGCACTAAcag GATACCCCTACAAGTAACGAATGACATGGACCTTCACTACTTGGGCTACAAGTTGATGCTACACAAAAACATCACAGTGACGCGACTCAAGTTACCAGACAACTTTACATGTCACCGCTGTGGCCTGCAG GCCGCACTGACGCACTACATTTGTAAGGACTGTCCCCCGTACTACACAAGCTTCTCCTGCTCCATCCTATCCATCAGCAACAATGAAACTCTTGACAAACCCTACTATGGTACAGCTTACAAACCCCACAAAAATGCATATGGTACAGCTACTTATAGACCTCACAAGAATTATGGTACAGCTGCTTATAGACCCCACAAAAACACATATGGTACAGCTGGCTACAAACCCCTAAAGAACTATGGTACACCTGCTTACAGACCTCACAAGACCTATGGTACAGCTGGCTACAAACTCCAAAAGAACTATGGTACAGCCGGCTATAAACCCCTAAAGAACTATGGTACATCTGCTTACAAACCCCACAGAAACTATGGTACAGTTTCTTATAGACCTCACAACTATGGTACATCTGCTTACAAACCCCACAGAAACTATGGTACAGTTTCTTATAGACCTCACAACTATGGTATATCTGCTTACAAACCCCACAAGAACTATGGTACAGCTGGCTACAAACCCCTAAAGAACTATGGTACAACTACTCATAAACCCAACTATGCTACATTTACTTACAAACCCAAGAAGAACTATGGTACAGCTGGCTACAAACCCCTAAAGAACTATGGTACAACTACCCACAAACCTAACTATGCTACATTTACTTACAAACCCAAGAAGAACTATGGTACAGCTGGCTACAAACCCCTAAAGAACTATGGTACAGCTGGCTACAAACCCCTAAAGAACTATGGTACAACTACCCACAAACCTAACTATGCTACATCTACTTACAAACCCAAGAAGAACTATGGTACAACTACTCATAAACCCAACTATGCTACATTTACTTACAAACCCAAGAAGAACTATGGTACAACTACTCACAAACCCAACTATGCTACATTTACTTACAAACCCCTAAAGAACTATGGTACAGCTGGCTACAAACCCCTAAAGAACTATGGTACAACTACCCACAAACCCAACTATGCTACACTTACTTACAACCCAAACAAGAACTATGGTACAAGTACATAG